From the Lactuca sativa cultivar Salinas chromosome 9, Lsat_Salinas_v11, whole genome shotgun sequence genome, the window ACCACACAGATATGGGATAGCATCTTCTAAAGTCTGCAAGCCCTTtaacctaaaaaaaaaaaaaaacgcgtCTTTTTTTCTTTTGCTTCCGCCTCCCGTCCTCGTCCAACCCTCCCAGAAAAAACCCTCCATCGATCGATCGTGCTCCACCTTGCAGCGACCACCACCGTCGCAACCCTCCTCTCCGATCAAAGCCATCGATCGCCGCCTTCCTCTCCGATCCGGCGTCCTCCAATTTTCCGACCATCATAGTCGATTGCAGCAGCCGGCGAACCACAACCCTCGATCGATCGATCGATCGTACTCCACCCTGCTCGCCACCGTTAACCAGCGACTCCCCTGTGAAGCCACCCGCCGGAGACCGTCGCCCCCACAGCTACATCGGAGACTTCGACCTCACAGGttcgtttattttttttttcctacTGTCAGCTACACCGGAGACTTCGACTTCCTTCTACATATATACTTTCTGTTATTCCCTTCTACATATATACTTTCTGTTATTCCCTTCTTTCTGTTGCATTGAAGCTATAGTTCAGAATTTATGTTAATTGATGCATAACTCATAAAAGAGctgtaaaataaaaacatttgtaATGAAAGTAATTTATCTTTGAATGTGAAATTGGATTTGATTTTGAATGAAATACCGAGATGTTAAACCTGTAACATCTCCAGCTTGGTTTGTTTGATCGAAAAAGTCCAATTGTGTATGTGTTTGTGCTTCAATTAGCAATTGAACCTAGATGTTAAACTTGTAACAGTAGCACCCAAATTTTCTGTTTAATTATGTTATTGTCAAGCCTGGGCATGCCTCCTGTTGTTTTGAATGATGTTCTTATGATGCTTATATGATACCTTGAATGTAATTTAGGTTATGTACACCAACAATGTTAAATTTCCACTCACCCATATTATCAACAATGCTTATAATTAGAATTGATTGTATTACTTAAATATGCAGTAAttcaaagttatatatatatatatatatatatatatatatatatatatatatatatatatatatatttatatatatatatgattattgaTTGTGTATATTTATATGATAGTGTATATGTATATGATTGTTGATTTTGTATGTATATGATAGAAAGCATCAAAAAGAGACAtaagttttgtttattttatagaAGTAAAGTTTTTGTCGTTAAAGTGAAGTTTATTTGATTTATAAAGTTTTTTAGAAAACTTTGAATTAAAACACTCTAATTGAGGTTATTTATAATTGAATAAAAAGTTTCACATTATTGTGattgaaaataaaacaaaattacaaatttgTCGTGAAAATAAAAACTTTTTCTTGAAATAATGATGTTACTTGTTCACTGTTTATTGTTATTTGGTTATTAGAGATGGGAGAAAAACAACAATGGACCAATGAGCACTTAAAATGCTTATTGGATACTTGTATTGAAGAAGTAGAGAGTGTTGGTAGAAAAGGATTGAGTTTGCAGAAAGATTCATGGATAAGGCTTGGAAGAGTCCTTAAGGAGAAATTTGGGGTTGAGTTGActcaaaaacaaatgaaaaacgcATATGACAATCTGAAAGCCAAATACACTGGATGggtatatttaaaaaacaaaaccggTAATATATACAATTCTCAAACAAACACTTTTAATTTAACAGCCGATGAGTGGGATGATTTTAAGAAGGTACATATACATTaatatacaataatatatatatatatatatatatatatatatatatatatatatatatatatatatatatatataacatttacgTTTGAAGTTGTCAAATATTCTTATACTATTTCTTGTTACATTTGGGTTTAGGGGCATTCGAAAGCTGCTTCTTTGAGAACAATTCCATTGCCTTTTCCAGATCTTTGTGCACGTCTTTTTGATGGAAATAGTGCTACTGGTAATTTTAGGAGTTACTCAACCCAATCATCATCAGTAGCTGGCGCATCCTCCTGTCGTGTTCCACTACTTCAGATCACCGCCACCCCTtttgatgcaatggatgatgatGGTGTTGACACTTCTCATCATGAGCCACCACCTTCTGCTGCTTCACCTTCTGCAGCTTCACCTTCTGCTGGTTCACCTTCTGCTGCTTCACCTTCTGCTGGTTCACCATATACTGCTACACCATCCGGTAACCCCAACAAAAGGGCTAAACCCTCAACTCCTGTAGCTCCTAGTGCCTCACCGTCTGCTTCTTCACCTGATGGAACTTCTGTTATTGCTGACGATTTAGCATTTGAAATGAAGAAAGCTCTACAAAGTTTGACTAAAGGGTATACAATTCCTCAGTGTTTAGAGAAGTTAGAGGTCCTTCAGTTAGGCCCTACAGATCCTTTACGCTTTGTCGCATATCATATTTTTGGAGGAACCATGAACATGAGAGAGATGTGGATGCATTTGCCCGATGTTCCCGAGATATTACGAGGGTGGCTTGAGATGACGGGTACCAGTTTAGGAGTTTTGAAGGATGGGAAGATTGTTCGATGATTTTCTAGTGTTGAAAGTATTTGTTAAGTCTTTTTGCCCTTGTTGGAACtactttgttaaatgtttttgcctttgttggAACTATTTTGTTAGGTCTTTTTGCCCTTGTTAGAACtactttgttaaatgtttttgcctttgttggAACTATTTTGTTAGGTCTTTTTGCCCTTGTTGGTACTTGAAATATGATTAATGGAatgtttatttgatacttgaaatatggtttatgtaatgttattttggcttgaaatatgataaatggaatgtttatttgatacttgaaATATGGTTTATGTAATGTTTTTTAAAGTTCTACTTTGTTGATTTTAGGTTCATATGGATCACGATCAAAAGTTACTTCTCGTAATTCTAATGTACCTATACATCCGTTATTTTTGGAAGAGGGGTGTGAAACGATTGCGGGATAATGATTCGGAAATGACGGGACACGAATACACATTGGAGTTATTACACCGTAATCGTTTACAATGTGTTGAAGTATTACGCATGTCCCGTGAATCTTTTGTACGACTATGTGCTCATTTTAGAGCAAATTACTCATTAAAGGACAGCAAACATGTATCAGTTGAGGAAAAGATAGCTATGTTTTTGATGATGATCGGACATAATCAACGTTACGTGATTATCAAGCGGAGATTTCAACACTCGAAGCAAACaattcataaatttttttatgaagtGTTGGAAAAAATGATGCTTTTCGCACAAGATGTTATAGTACCAACATCTTTTAATCCGAATCCAAACATTCCAGGACATAATAGGAGGCTACGAAGGGTTTTCAAAGGAGCGGTTGGTGCACTTGATGGCACTTTGATACTTGCTGTTGTCCCTGCTAAGAAACAAGACTTATATAGAAGTAGGGGAAAGGGAGATTGCTACCAAAACGTATTGGCAATATGTGACTtcaatatgatttttacatttgttgtgaccgGGTGGGAAGGGGTAGCGCATGACTCTAGAATATTATCAGAAGCAATAGCCGATCCACAAGCATCATTCCCGTTTCCACCACCaggtaattttttgtttttttttaatattttcattttaatttgaaaattgattagtgttttgcatttttttcagacaaatattatctttgtgatgccgCGTATGCACACACTCGAGGATTTATGGCCCCTTATCGTAATGTGAGGTATTGGCTTGGAGATTTTCGTCAAAGACGTGCATTGAccaataaagaaaaatttaaccATGGACATGCAAAACTTCGAAATGTCATTGAGCGtgcttttggtgttttgaaagcaCGCTTCCCTATATTGAAGAGGATGGCACCATTCCCGTTTGTGACACAAAGAAACATTGCCATGGCATGCTTCGCGCTTCATAATTATATAAGGAAAGAAGGATTGAGTGATGAGTATTTCGCACGATACGATGAACCCAATGTCCCGTTTCGAAATAACAATGTGGCCATTGATGCTGATGAAGACGGGATTCCAACACATGGTACTGCAGCAGACCGTGAATATATGACTCAATTACGTGATGAAATTGCTGATCAGTTGATGCAAAATATAGATTGaattgttttaaatgaaattgttattgtaaaacatttttttttattgtatgaCTAATTTAGTTGCATGAATTTTATTTTCAATGTTATAagactattattattaaaattttggtgttgaaaaatcattttaagtttgtaaaataattttatttaaaattcagtTTATTTCAGCAgcctgcagacgttaaaaaacaaacagtcttcttattgcagactgcagacgtttggtccacctcttctgctacagaggcttgcagatgtggtccgcagactgcagacattttggcttcagaaaaacaaacagcaccttagacAGCTAGTGCCATTGGAGTCGGTGTGAATGAAACCTGCAAGGATGAGGAGCAGTCACGTGGACGGTAAAAacagataaataaataaaaaaacaaaacagaaaaaaacaaaaaaaaaatctagcGAATCATAGAGAAGAACTGTTCAAGTGGCAGTTCttaattagtatatatatataataagccgattattcttaataaattgaGCACGACTCTTTGCCTATGAAAGAgataagaaaaatatttttgaaaaaaagtAAATTagatgaatggtccctatggtttgggtacTACGTATATTTGGTCCCTAACTCTTTCTTTTAAGTTGAACATGtcttaaaatattttttgttGTTGGTTTCAGGAATGAAAAAACTATTTTGACATTGCTATTTCTTTATATCTTATATAATTATCAAAATCTAACAAGCCCTACCATCTCATTACTACTCCGCTCAACCCACACCTCACACTCTTCTTCTTTTCCGCTCACCCTCTTTTTCCTTTCGTTGTAAAAGACAATCAATCCAAATACATTCAATCCAAAATTTCAATTTAAACAAACTCGAAATCTTAATATAGTAAATCCAAAAGATGAACTTGAAATCATGACCGGCCGGGAAAACAAAAGCGCCACCAACAAGAAGAGAGGCACGGGAGGTTTTGGTGAAGGAAGCTTCGGCGAGGGTGTGAAGAATGACGAAAGAGCCACATATTGAGGACTTATCTCATACATGATAGCATGatacccttttttttttttttttttttttgtaattgtaaccaataaaaagtttaaaaataaattaaaatatcaaaatattaaaaataaatacggCAATATTGTCATTTTGGACAAAAAAACGCAACAAAAGATTACATTAGGGACTATCTaagttaataaaataaataaaaaccatgCAAATTATACCAAATCAAAAGGACTATTCGTGTAGTTTAcactttaaaaaatatatttggtgGTTAGAATGTAAAAATTTGAAACAAGTGGTAGCAAATGTACAATTCAAATGGTGGATTGGTGGATCCCACAAAGCTCTGGAACAGAATAAACGGTTAAACTATGGCATGCAATTCGCTTCCCCTATCCAGATCCATCGCAGAAAAAATCGGTTCCGGCCGCCGGAGATAATCGAAGTGTTTGACACGCGCCAACTACACACGGCGCACCGATGGCAGCCATGCTCTCTACCAGTGCCATGCTCCCGAGCTTTATCTTCTCTTCATCGCGTATCTCCATCACTCCCGTGACCACTACAGCCAGGTGATTTTCTTCAATATTCACATCACGTTATTCAAATTCATTTGTTTTTCTTATTGAATCGTTTAATATGCCCTTGTTTGTTTACACTCAGCGTGCAAAGATTCAGGACAAAAATGTTGTCGTCGGTGACTCAGACTGAAAGAACAATCGTGGTATGTAATTCTCAACGTTTTTTCAAAATTGAATTGAGATTGTAGAACTATGTCAAAATAACCTCATTGTGGCGGAGAGAACTCCCGCACATAATCATGTGTTACAGTTGATATATATGACTGGAAGTGGAATGTTATGGTGTTAACTGTTAACAATACAGCTTGGATTTGGTGGTGTGGGGGTGGATCTCTTGGCTACTGTGGCTACGTTCCCAAACCCGGATGACAAGATTCGAAGCACCAGCTTAAAGGTACTCAGTCGTGACGATTTTATTATTATTCCTAGGTTAGTATTGGTACTACAGCTTCGCTTTATCCTATAGTTGGATTATCAATCTTATGATTTCGAGTTTTGTGACTGATTGTGTAGCATGAATTTTAAGAAAGAATTCAAAATTTTGTGAATATTTTACCTGTAATTACTGCAGAATGATTGGCTATTGTTTTAATGAACTCCTCCTCTATGATTCCTCATAGAAGTTCACAGTATCCAGATCTCTGGTGTAGAATATATCAACTCCTCAAAGTTATCTGTAAACACTATGATTGAAGAATTGCCTTGTTGATCATATTGTTCTTTCGTTCTTCTTTCAAATAAAAAGAATTGCCTTTCCTATATGATGGAGATTTTACAATCTTCTGTGGTCCAGATTAACAGTTTTATAGAGAAACTGATTAGTTCCTCTAATGGTGGTCTCACCACTTTATCATTCTTCTTTTTATTTTGGCCAAGGGTACTCTGTTTTTTTTATATGGTTGTATTATCATTATTTCCAATCTAGGTTTAAAtgtagattcatcatcttcttaagTATGGGATTGCTGATAATATTGAATTGTCAAACTAGTTGTTGTGTTTCCCTTACTTAATGAATGGGTTGCCTTTTTTTTGGATGTCAAGTATGTTTTGAAAATCCAATATTCTCTTTTTGTACATTCTGTTACTATCGTTGCTGTAGAAATTAGTTGAATCTCAGTAACACTGTGACCATCATAAATCACACTTTTTTTTTGATAGGTACAAGGAGGTGGTAATGCAGGAAATGCTCTAACTTGTGCAGCTCGTTTAGGATTGAATGCAAGGttaatatccaaggtatgcattCAATATGCTAATACTTGACATCAGAAGtatgttgttgttgttataaTTGTTGTTCTATCACATAGTCAGTAGCAATTTTTAAGCTATTGCTGAAAACATAGAGAGAAAAGGGTGAGCTTGAAGAGAACAAAACACCTTACTTATATTATAAGATATAAATGTACAAGTCAGAATATATTtcgatatgtgtgtgtgtatatatgtacATGCCCTTTTACATCTGTCCTCTTATAGATGTTGgtctattgtatgagcttgtagatttTTAAATTTCTTCACTGAGCTATTCTGAAGTGTTTCAGATGTTGTCATGTATTACCTTATTAACAGGTTGCCAATGATGCTCAAGGGAGAGGAATACTGGAGGAACTAAAAGCGGATGGTGTAGATGTATCTTTTTTTGAGGTAATGAACATGTAGAAAAGTACAATCTTTCAACAGTATTGAAGAGAACTTTGTCCTCTGTGTTCTATCCAGGAAATCTCTTTGACAAAATTCAGATTATGCAAATTCTTCTATAGAATTTTAGTAGGTAGCATATCTGTCTTTGggtaattttctttttacacataCATATAAGCTCGCATTTCTTGGTTGCAGGTTTCTGAAGAGGGTAATTCACCATTTACCTATGTCATTGTAGACGATCAAACGTAAGCATCTCTATTCTCTTCACTCCGGTTCCTTTCTTGTCATATTTTTTTACTTATGTCGAAGATGCTATGTTTGACTCTATGATTAACTATTTTCGGGTATTGGAAAACCATTTCTTATTTTCTCAAGTGAATTTGAACTTGTTCAATTGGCAAGTCAGACAAAATACCAAGCACCCTggtcttgattcttgaatttgaGATGGTGTAAAATATTTCTGGGAAACATTAACTTATAGTCCACTAAGAAATAAATGTTACTAATCTACGTACACAGACTAGAACACCTATCAACTTTGCAAAGGTCTGGTCCTCAACAGTACCTTTTATATACAAGCAGCATGAAAATGAGGAAATACATGTGTGAATTGTGACAGTGCATCTCACATAAAATAAAAGTGTGTTTTTTATTAATGAAAAATTAATTAGATGTGTCCAGGAAGACTCGGACTTGTATTCATACACCAGGGTGGCCTCCAATGATTCCAGATGAGCTTTCCGGTTCATCTTTACTAAGTGCATTGGCTGGAGTGAAGCTTGTTTATTTTGATGTGCGGTTGCCTGAAACGGCTCTAGTTGTAGCACATGAGGTAACCATTAATTAGGCGATATGATTTTTGATCTTCTTAATTCCCTTCTTGTTTAGACTTTAGCCTCACTCCACTTCTCTATATaccaattaattaaaattttgtttCTACTTTCACCAGTGCAGGCAAATCGCAGGAAAATACCTATTCTAATTGATGCTGAAAGGCCAAGGGAAGGCCTCGATGATCTTCTAAATTTATCAGACTATGTTGTGTGCTCCGCTAAACTTCCACAGGCATGCTGCTATTGCTGTTGCTTATCATGCATTCTTTTTAAGGAGTACATTATACCCATCTTTCTATTACCCATTGCTCATTAATCATTATTAGACTTGTGGAAAGAAAACCGAACCTATCTTGAAAACCAATTTTCTGGTTTTTAGATAAACCGAATTTAGGTTTGGTTTTtagaaaaaatgaatttttaggTTTGATTTGGTTATCTTTTACtatttaaaaaccaaaaataaactGAAAAACGTTTTATTTTATAGTATTTAAGTTTAAAATTGATtaataaaatatgttaaaaaCTAGGATTATATGATGAATATATTCTTACATTGTCTTGCATTATTTTTTGAGATAACAACATAATTTTCATTTGTCTCGTGGCCACTTAACTTTTTTCCTCCACTTTCTAATTTTGTCCCATACTCATACAGCCACTCAGTCAAAATTTGACCGGCTAATTAAGTTGCTGATGTGGTGTTGAGTGTGAGCCAAACCACGTGGCTTGGCATCTAGTTGTATATAGTATATCTCATCAAAAAGTGCAATAGCTACTAATTAAGCTAGCAGTAGAAAATTATGTGGTATACCAAGTGTTGTTCTTATTAATGATGTATGGATGCATCATAACTGTTGAATCGAAAGTTTAATTACTAACCGTCTGAAATTAATTtatcttgtatatatatataaccgaGTCTGACGTATTGTACAGACATGGACTGGAGCCCCATCTGTTGCAACCGCACTTGTTTCTATGCTGTTAAGGTTGCCTAAACTCAAGTTTGTTATCGTAACTTTAGGTGCAGATGGTTGCATAATGCTCGACAGAAGAAACATATCTGGTCCTTTTCTTTTTACCCACCCTTAATTATTTCtgtctccatatatatatatataaactctgCCATATGCTATTTATTGCTAACACAACCTGTGTAATCATCAACTTCAATCCCAACAGAGAATGTCGAAGCTGAAGAAATGGATGTAGATGATTTATTAGAGATACTGAAACGCAAATCCAGCACTCTTTCAACTGCCCCAACATGCATTTCATCGGTATAGTTAACATGCATTTTCctgaattcaaaaatgaaattgtaAGGATATCGATGATCATGATGGTGGGTGCTTCATATATATTTTAGTTTATGATTTTATGTTTCAGGAGATTACAAGATTGCAGGCAAAGGGAATCGGGAATGTGTGTGGAAAGCTGTTCATTGGCACAGCTGAGAAGATACCACAGTCGGAGCTGGTGGATACAACAGGTGCTGGAGACGCATTCATAGGAGCAGTCCTGTATGGTAAGTACTAcgtatttataaattataaatatatgaCCACTGAAGTCATTCCATTATtttgctttatttatttatcttgctttttaatgttctttatctagacaacaaggtagataaataaatgaatatttatAGAGCTGAAAACTGAAAAGTTAAGAATATTTGTGTTGACTTGACTTGATAAAGTAGGAATTGAATAATGGAATGAAGGGGGACACATAGCCAGCCTATAAGTGTCCAAAGCAACTCACCAAATTGACAACTCCTGTTGTACGTATATTTATTTGTAGGCATTTGCACCAACAAGCCACCAGAACAAATGTTACCTTTTGCAGCTCAAGTGGTTAGTATATTCACAATTCACAAACCAACTAATTTATATGTAACCACCCAAATTATCATCAAACGTATCTTAGATTCTTCTGGGATAATGCTACACTGgccatcaaaaaaaaaaaaaaaaaaaaaaaaaatcaaccttTTGGATCTGTAAGTCTACCAACTTTATTTCAGAAAATCCTATTTTGATAACACCAACATATTTAAATGTATTTTAGCTATTGTTAGCTTAACTTTTTATGCAAAAGTTGTAGATGAAAATTGCCAATACTTGGATTAACTTTGTATGCATTATCCCGTTTTTGTAAATAAAAATGTAAATTAATTCAGTCATAGTTACTCTCAGCTAAAAAGATATGATACGTTTGATGATAATCAAGCCCAAACTCAGAGAAAACCGTGTCCTTATTTTTCCTGCATAAACAATCACAGGCAGCCATCACTTGTCGAGCTTTAGGAGCTCGTGCGGGTCCAAATCTCACAGATTCTCGTTTAGCACCTTTTTTACATTAACTAATCCTACTGCTGTTACAGGTAAATTAAGTTTCATGCATGTATCCATACAATACAATTCATTGTTAGTTTGACTTGTATCTAATGCATTCagagttgtacattaaaaaacaTGATTGGTCTGATGTTTCCCAGATAGGAAATTGTCTTGTTCTTAACCAACAACCGAGGCTGCTAATCATTACAATACCACCACCTTCTAGTCTTGCTAACATCTAACTAACGACACAAAACATGATCCAAAATATAGCAACAGATTTTGCTTACCCAGAATTACACcacttaattaaaagtttaaagtTAAAACATCTACAACATGCTATCAGCCATTGTAGGCAGCCTCTTGAAAAAACTAACACCACTGGATGGCAACTTGTTCCTGAACCTGGGTGGCCTCAGAAAGTACAATCCCCAAATCGCCACCACCCACCTGATGGGCACCAAGTAAAACCCAAAAGCAGCAAAGAAACAAACCACCACAAACAAGAAGGACGCCCTCGGGTCTCGCCAGCTCAGCAACGCCTGGAACCTCTCCCCTTGAGTCGCCATGTCACCAACCACCGTCTGGATCCTCCCCGCCACACTCCTCAGCCTGTCATACCTAATCCTCACAACCTCCGCGCTTCTGCTTGTTGGAAACGAGTCAAACTCCTCATCTAATTCATCCGGGTGAACGCTTTCCGCATACGACAGTCTTGTATCCATGTGAGGCGGGTACCGGGGGCGTAATCGGTATTTCCATAGTCCAATAACCGCAAAACCCAACAGAATGGATGGCACAATAAGCTCCGGCATCAGTACCAGAATCATAAAAGTAACCACAAACATGCTTGAGTAAACCGGCATGTTCCAGTTCCTCATCGCATCAATCACCCGGTTCATGAACACAAGCCAAGCCAACACTCTCTGGAGCCGGAAGAAATTAGCTTTGCTCTTCCTCATGCTCCACATATGAGAATCATGATCCAGCATGTACTCCACCACTTCCCTCCCTAGACTCGGCTCGGCTCGGCTCAGCCGCGAAGCCACCACATTCATGGCTTGGTACCTCAAGCTATCTAACTGGCTCACTGACAGAGGTTGTACGTAGTGCATCTTAGGTAGCAAAGGCATTGTGTACATGTGAAGCATATTCAGCATGTTAGCACAAGAGAATCTAACAGCCAGATGAAGCTCACCCATTTTCTTAACACCAGAAGGATGCAACATCAATAGCGGGTATGCATGGGTGTACACCCGGTCCGACTCAAGTGTAGACAACCGGATCCGTACTTTTCCGATCCGTGAATCACGGGTGCCTGCCCCGTTACCAGTCGGGTTCTTATCGACCCGCGAATTGTCGAAAACCCCAATCGTGATAACCGTGCACGGATCGAAAACTTCCCAGGTGTACTGCTCGTTCCATTTCGGAGCCAAACTATCCACAACGGTTCGGGTCCTGACCCATTTCTGCCCGTATTTCGCCACACAGTAAGCATCCGTGGACCCGCCTTTGCCTT encodes:
- the LOC111881195 gene encoding uncharacterized protein LOC111881195; amino-acid sequence: MTGHEYTLELLHRNRLQCVEVLRMSRESFVRLCAHFRANYSLKDSKHVSVEEKIAMFLMMIGHNQRYVIIKRRFQHSKQTIHKFFYEVLEKMMLFAQDVIVPTSFNPNPNIPGHNRRLRRVFKGAVGALDGTLILAVVPAKKQDLYRSRGKGDCYQNVLAICDFNMIFTFVVTGWEGVAHDSRILSEAIADPQASFPFPPPDKYYLCDAAYAHTRGFMAPYRNVRYWLGDFRQRRALTNKEKFNHGHAKLRNVIERAFGVLKARFPILKRMAPFPFVTQRNIAMACFALHNYIRKEGLSDEYFARYDEPNVPFRNNNVAIDADEDGIPTHGTAADREYMTQLRDEIADQLMQNID
- the LOC111881209 gene encoding uncharacterized protein LOC111881209 isoform X2: MAAMLSTSAMLPSFIFSSSRISITPVTTTASVQRFRTKMLSSVTQTERTIVLGFGGVGVDLLATVATFPNPDDKIRSTSLKVQGGGNAGNALTCAARLGLNARLISKVANDAQGRGILEELKADGVDVSFFEVSEEGNSPFTYVIVDDQTKTRTCIHTPGWPPMIPDELSGSSLLSALAGVKLVYFDVRLPETALVVAHEANRRKIPILIDAERPREGLDDLLNLSDYVVCSAKLPQTWTGAPSVATALVSMLLRLPKLKFVIVTLGADGCIMLDRRNISENVEAEEMDVDDLLEILKRKSSTLSTAPTCISSITRLQAKGIGNVCGKLFIGTAEKIPQSELVDTTGAGDAFIGAVLYGICTNKPPEQMLPFAAQVAAITCRALGARAGPNLTDSRLAPFLH
- the LOC111881209 gene encoding uncharacterized protein LOC111881209 isoform X1 — encoded protein: MAAMLSTSAMLPSFIFSSSRISITPVTTTASVQRFRTKMLSSVTQTERTIVLGFGGVGVDLLATVATFPNPDDKIRSTSLKVQGGGNAGNALTCAARLGLNARLISKVANDAQGRGILEELKADGVDVSFFEVSEEGNSPFTYVIVDDQTKTRTCIHTPGWPPMIPDELSGSSLLSALAGVKLVYFDVRLPETALVVAHEANRRKIPILIDAERPREGLDDLLNLSDYVVCSAKLPQTWTGAPSVATALVSMLLRLPKLKFVIVTLGADGCIMLDRRNISENVEAEEMDVDDLLEILKRKSSTLSTAPTCISSEITRLQAKGIGNVCGKLFIGTAEKIPQSELVDTTGAGDAFIGAVLYGICTNKPPEQMLPFAAQVAAITCRALGARAGPNLTDSRLAPFLH